The Verrucomicrobiota bacterium genome includes a region encoding these proteins:
- a CDS encoding phytoene desaturase, with protein sequence MHESSSSPAKAVVIGSGFGGIAAAIRLQAKGYQTTLLEMRDKPGGRAYVYQQDGFTFDAGPTIITAPFLIDELFEFGGKKTTDYINIVPCDPFYRIVFHDGKVFNYNGIEEQIVQEIKKFNPDDVPGYFEFVKKTRAIFDRGFTDLADEPFSRVTDMIRVAPDLIKLQSHLSVYTLVSKYFKDPYLRVVFSFHPLLIGGNPFQSSSIYAMIHYLERKWGVHFAMGGTGALVNALVKHFELLGGKFLLNSKVEEILVKNGAVSGVRLVGGDTHDAHVVVSNGDVANVYRKLVKPEHRRKWTDKKIESMRYSMGLFLIYFGTDRTYPDIAHHSIVLAERYKDLLNDIFNHKILPKDFSLYLHAPTRTDKSLAPEGCECFYVLSPVANLKGNIDWEKEKDRYAEAILTSLETICPDLRKHIVTKRILTPLDFEKDLDAYAGSAFQFEPVLWQSAWFRPHNVSEDVKNLFLVGAGTHPGAGMPGVLSSAKMLEKILPSPEEFV encoded by the coding sequence ATGCACGAATCCTCCTCATCACCCGCAAAAGCAGTCGTTATCGGGAGTGGCTTTGGCGGAATCGCCGCCGCCATCCGCCTGCAAGCCAAAGGATACCAGACGACCTTGCTTGAAATGCGTGATAAACCCGGTGGCCGTGCTTACGTTTATCAACAGGATGGGTTCACCTTTGACGCAGGACCGACGATTATTACCGCCCCTTTCCTGATTGATGAACTCTTCGAGTTCGGCGGCAAAAAAACCACGGACTATATTAATATTGTCCCTTGCGACCCCTTTTACCGGATCGTTTTCCATGACGGGAAGGTTTTTAATTATAACGGGATCGAGGAGCAAATCGTCCAAGAAATCAAAAAGTTTAACCCTGATGATGTCCCCGGTTATTTTGAATTCGTCAAAAAGACCCGAGCCATTTTCGACCGTGGATTCACCGACCTAGCGGATGAACCCTTCTCCCGTGTCACAGACATGATCCGTGTCGCCCCTGACCTGATCAAGCTCCAGTCACACTTGTCGGTTTACACACTCGTTTCAAAATATTTTAAAGATCCTTACCTGCGCGTTGTTTTCAGTTTCCATCCTTTACTGATCGGGGGTAACCCCTTCCAATCATCCTCCATTTACGCCATGATCCATTATCTTGAAAGAAAATGGGGCGTGCATTTTGCCATGGGAGGAACCGGTGCACTGGTTAATGCACTGGTCAAACATTTTGAATTGCTCGGGGGCAAATTTCTCTTGAATTCCAAGGTTGAGGAGATTCTGGTCAAAAACGGCGCTGTCTCGGGAGTCCGTCTCGTGGGTGGAGATACCCATGATGCACATGTCGTCGTATCGAATGGTGATGTGGCCAATGTTTACCGCAAACTGGTAAAACCTGAGCACCGCCGGAAATGGACCGATAAAAAAATCGAATCCATGCGGTATTCCATGGGACTTTTCCTGATTTATTTTGGGACTGACCGCACTTATCCCGATATTGCCCATCACAGTATCGTCCTGGCGGAGCGCTACAAGGATCTCCTTAATGATATTTTTAATCACAAAATCCTCCCGAAAGATTTTTCCCTCTACCTACACGCCCCGACTCGGACAGACAAATCCCTCGCTCCCGAGGGTTGCGAATGTTTTTATGTCCTTTCTCCCGTGGCCAATCTCAAGGGGAATATTGATTGGGAAAAAGAAAAAGACCGTTACGCCGAGGCCATCCTCACTTCCTTGGAAACAATTTGCCCCGACTTACGCAAACACATCGTCACTAAACGTATCCTTACCCCGCTGGATTTTGAAAAAGACCTCGATGCCTACGCCGGATCGGCTTTTCAATTTGAACCCGTCCTCTGGCAGAGTGCTTGGTTCCGCCCTCATAATGTGAGCGAGGATGTCAAAAACCTCTTTCTCGTAGGCGCCGGCACTCATCCTGGTGCAGGAATGCCAGGGGTCCTGAGTAGTGCTAAGATGCTGGAAAAAATCCTGCCCTCCCCTGAAGAGTTCGTTTAG